One Lampris incognitus isolate fLamInc1 chromosome 14, fLamInc1.hap2, whole genome shotgun sequence DNA window includes the following coding sequences:
- the znf644a gene encoding zinc finger protein 644a: MSCLAGVDEDDKDADSEMNALTFLQEPVRMAQEPISYSDSFGKPSPLKQNNGVLDVLSDTEMLSPVGLGNGPSSHHATQAHDLNSLCTEKEEEKSITPLKTVQEIDTAGIWGFDVESPENSLDNFSSAGDVHWDPHKEFMQFLWENNDESPGEEPPEEVSPPVSQRRRKRKMDMVVMVDPSDNLYPDLSHKSSEESSDDKDQAHSIPVSKVRNLRKHSNPQSSATGKVSQYPNGTVKAIKKILYNTPTRNLHENSIGHKLSPLKGRLSINSCSEEKPSCYPCSKCNLSFKKEQHLQRHMKSHVDTPNMLLKPFICRECGQSFKQSCSLIKHMSVHPEKSERLVEEKGMNDMKEENGNAKLCCPQCPFGTNSPNMFVQHAKTHNKTKRYFDCGICNFKAASEKDLRKHEIRQHTVIPVKQKDQVDNDESGVFSCYNCSYKAFSKNVFKNHLQRRHRQSYEEHKAAQNSDKMAQPPVKQQVPTSKSPVEDSELTSKISIKSQVNTKRAHSPSVSNDISDLFKNDKIGNKGLKSQLSESKLDKSINVLLSRQRYGKKPEEQQKKVNSNCIASALDSNSDKSDSNQLPILSLKAEDTISSTKCRRQPSVSNPDSNCEFDASAAEKDLSSNNVPKSIFEQSAMKKSPSKRKMSTPYRNTTDLDSCFKLPKHLPSPKRLNIEEMDDCEDKDIFHFKDTDDNTTLFDSSIKKENTHIYTYSRRMSMRGALQASKRLFEKINTEGHALNDADIKEECIETEVFRESFESQPLSTEEPFSEDLTMLDLDRKTCPYCPAVFESGVGLSNHVRGHLHRVGLSYNARHVVSPEQVASQDKRPRIRRKMSAIRRLERALQMESSSEVIKSTHACPLCGDTFDNKTGQSNHIRGHLKRLGKNISTKTKSPLCLLRELMRDKKEVHRALQILGKKRNHFQLGASAKLASTDGLTPSPIEISKKNSIPIVYSDAKPQVPKFSLAGVASEKKLETKLEVKGANLSASALIGILKKRKCQEDSKLKGSSHISKNTLAVSSNSEHSTGSRVATSLPNSISEKGEFNRKVCIHCNATFHSGVSLSNHLRAYAKRKRTALLEGTTYDCKARRQRSRPGSKKKTLPVPQTPEEIYRLTCRFCDLVFQGPLSVQEDWIKHLQRHIMNTGVPHTGLGMVDVTLLPKDAPTPKTDQDSSLTATHAAS, translated from the exons ATGTCATGCTTGGCAGGTGTTGATGAAGATGACAAAGATGCAGATTCTGAGATGAATGCTCTGACTTTCCTTCAAGAGCCAGTGAGAATGGCGCAGGAGCCAATCTCTTACAGTGACTCTTTTGGCAAGCCTTCTCCTCTGAAGCAAAACAATGGTGTACTTGATGTTCTGTCAGACACAGAGATGTTGTCCCCGGTTGGCTTGGGAAATGGACCTTCTTCACACCATGCGACACAGGCCCATGATCTCAATAGCTTGTGCACtgagaaggaggaggaaaaaagCATTACCCCGTTGAAAACGGTGCAAGAAATAGACACTGCTGGAATATGGGGATTTGATGTGGAGTCACCTGAGAACTCATTGGACAATTTTAGCAGTGCTGGTGACGTTCATTGGGACCCTCATAAAGAGTTCATGCAGTTTCTGTGGGAGAATAATGATGAATCCCCTGGTGAGGAGCCACCGGAGGAGGTTTCTCCTCCTGTCAGCCAAAGGAGGAGGAAACGGAAAATGGACATGGTAGTCATGGTGGATCCCTCTGACAACCTTTACCCTGATCTGAGCCACAAATCATCTGAGGAGTCATCTGATGACAAAGACCAAGCACACTCCATTCCCGTCAGCAAGGTGCGAAACCTAAGGAAGCATTCCAACCCACAATCTTCAGCAACAGGGAAGGTATCACAGTATCCCAATGGAACTGTCAAGGCCATCAAGAAAATTCTATACAATACACCAACAAGAAATTTGCATGAGAACAGTATAGGTCACAAGCTTTCTCCATTAAAGGGAAGACTTTCAATTAATTCTTGCTCAGAGGAAAAGCCATCATGTTACCCTTGTTCAAAATGCAATCTCTCTTTCAAAAAAGAACAGCATTTGCAACGCCATATGAAGTCTCACGTGGATACTCCCAATATGTTACTAAAGCCTTTCATATGTCGGGAATGTGGACAGTCATTTAAACAGAGCTGCTCGCTCATTAAGCATATGTCGGTTCAtccagagaagagtgagagacttGTTGAAGAGAAAGGTATGAATGATATGAAGGAGGAGAATGGAAATGCTAAACTGTGTTGCCCTCAGTGCCCATTTGGTACAAACAGCCCAAACATGTTTGTTCAACATGCCAaaacacacaacaagaccaagCGATATTTTGACTGTGGCATATGTAACTTCAAGGCAGCATCTGAGAAGGACCTTAGGAAACATGAGATTAGGCAGCACACTGTTATTCCAGTTAAACAGAAAGACCAAGTTGACAATGATGAATCGGGTGTTTTCTCCTGTTACAATTGTTCTTATAAAGCCTTtagtaaaaatgtttttaaaaatcaCCTTCAGCGTCGTCACCGCCAGTCTTATGAGGAACACAAAGCTGCACAGAACAGTGATAAAATGGCACAACCACCTGTGAAGCAGCAGGTGCCTACTTCTAAAAGTCCAGTTGAGGATTCAGAGTTAACATCTAAAATCTCAATAAAAAGTCAGGTCAACACAAAAAGAGCTCATTCACCCAGTGTTTCTAATGATATTTCAGACCTCTTCAAAAATGACAAGATTGGCAACAAAGGTTTGAAGTCTCAGCTATCAGAATCAAAGCTTGACAAATCCATTAATGTCCTATTGTCCAGACAAAGATATGGCAAGAAACCTGAGGAGCAACAGAAAAAAGTGAACAGTAATTGCATTGCATCTGCTCTGGACTCCAACAGCGACAAAAGTGACAGTAATCAGTTGCCAATATTGTCCCTCAAGGCTGAAGATACCATTTCATCCACAAAGTGTCGTAGACAGCCCTCAGTATCCAATCCTGACTCAAATTGTGAGTTTGATGCCAGTGCAGCTGAAAAAGACCTTAGCAGCAACAATGTACCCAAGTCAATCTTTGAACAGTCAGCCATGAAAAAGTCACCCTCTAAGAGAAAAATGTCTACTCCATATCGCAACACCACAGACCTGGACTCGTGCTTCAAATTACCAAAACATTTACCTAGTCCAAAGAGGCTAAACATAGAGGAAATGGATGACTGTGAAGACAAAGACATTTTTCATTTCAAGGACACAGATGACAACACTACTCTTTTTGACAGTAGCATCaagaaagaaaacacacacatttatacttaTAGCAGAAGAATGTCAATGCGAGGGGCACTGCAGGCATCTAAGAGGCTGTTCGAAAAAATTAATACTGAAGGGCATGCTCTGAATGATGCAGATATTAAGGAAGAGTGCATAGAAACGGAGGTCTTTAGAGAAAGCTTTGAGTCCCAACCATTGTCTACAGAAGAACCTTTCTCAGAAGATTTGACTATGTTAGACCTGGATCGCAAAACCTGTCCATATTGTCCTGCAgtttttgagtctggtgttgGGTTGTCTAATCATGTGAGAGGGCATCTTCATAGAGTTGGACTGAGTTACAATGCACGCCATGTAGTGTCTCCTGAACAGGTGGCTTCTCAAGACAAGAGGCCACGAATTCGACGTAAGATGTCAGCTATCAGGCGATTGGAAAGAG CATTACAAATGGAGTCTAGTTCAGAAGTCATTAAGAGCACCCATGCTTGTCCGTTATGTGGGGACACATTTGATAACAAGACTGGACAGTCAAACCACATACGAGGCCACCTGAAACGACTTGGTAAAAACATTTCAACAAAGACAAAGTCTCCATTGTGCTTACTCCGGGAGCTGATGCGTGACAAGAAAGAGGTCCATAGAGCACTTCAAATTCTGGGCAAAAAACGGAATCATTTTCAGCTTGGTGCTTCCGCCAAGCTGGCCAGCACTGATGGTTTAACACCCTCACCCATTGAAATCTCGAAAAAGAACAGTATTCCAATTGTCTACAGTGATGCCAAACCACAGGTGCCCAAGTTTTCATTAGCAGGAGTGGCATCAGAAAAAAAACTAGAGACTAAGCTGGAAGTTAAAGGGGCAAACCTGAGTGCGAGTGCCTTGATAGGAATTCTAAAAAAGAGGAAGTGTCAAGAGGATTCCAAATTAAAGGGTTCCTCTCATATTTCAAAAAACACCTTAGCAGTTTCTTCAAACAGTGAGCACAGTACAGGATCAAGAGTTGCCACTTCATTGCCAAACTCAATATCAG AGAAAGGTGAATTCAACAGGAAGGTTTGTATCCACTGTAATGCTACTTTCCACAGTGGAGTTAGCCTGTCCAATCACCTGAGGGCTTATGCAAAACGAAAAAGGACTGCTTTACTCGAAGGAACAA